A section of the Eublepharis macularius isolate TG4126 chromosome 1, MPM_Emac_v1.0, whole genome shotgun sequence genome encodes:
- the LOC129338518 gene encoding uridine-cytidine kinase-like 1: protein MMAAPGGAAEEARRGSGMREDSLDTLLSRLPLTPSLSPRKRTTSQSKTEPPLLRTSKRTIYTAGRPPWYNETGTPFKEAFVIGLCGGSASGKTTVANKIIEALDVPWVVLLSMDSFYKVLNKEQQQQAACNEYNFDHPDAFDFDLLISVLRKLKEGKSVKVPVYDFTTHSRRKEWKTIYGANVIVFEGILSFANKELLQLLDMKVFVDTDSDIRLVRRLKRDIMERGRDVVGVIKQYSKFVKPAFEQYIEPTVQAADIVVPRGGENFVALDLIVQHVHSQLEKREITVRAALASAHQGQPLPKTLSVLESTPQVRGMHTIIRNKDTTRDEFIFYSKRLMRLLIEHALSFLPLKPVTVETPQGTIYEGKRFHRQRITGVSILRAGETMEQALTAVCKDIRLGKILIQTNHDTGEPELHYLRLPKEISEDYVILMDSTVSTGAAAMMAVRVLLDHDVQEDKIFLLSLLMAEMGVHSVAYAFPRVRIITTAVDKRVNEEFHIIPGIGNFGDRYFGTDSTTGWYESDGVDC from the exons ATGATGGCGGCTCCAGGCGGTGCTGCTGAGGAGGCGCGGCGTGGCAG TGGGATGAGGGAGGACTCGCTGGATACTCTCCTCTCCCGCTTgcctctcactccctcgctttcCCCACGAAAAAGGACCACAAGCCAGTCAAAGACTGAACCACCTCTGCTCAGGACCAGCAAGCGCACCATCTATACTGCAGGGCGGCCCCCCTGGTACAATGAGACAGGCACACCTTTCAAGGAAGCCTTTGTGATTG GCTTGTGTGGTGGAAGTGCATCAGGCAAGACCACAGTGGCCAACAAAATCATCGAAGCGCTAGATGTGCCTTGGGTGGTGCTGCTCTCTATGGACAGCTTTTACAAG GTGCTGAACAAGGAACAACAGCAGCAGGCTGCCTGTAACGAGTACAATTTTGACCACCCTGACGCCTTTGATTTTGACTTGCTGATTAGTGTCTTAAGGAAACTCAAAGAGGGAAAGAGTGTTAAAGTTCCTGTCTATGACTTCACCACACACAGCAGGCGCAAGGAGTGG AAAACTATCTATGGAGCCAATGTGATTGTGTTTGAAGGGATTCTGTCTTTTGCCAATAAGGAGCTTTTGCAG CTCCTGGACATGAAGGTGTTTGTGGACACAGACTCAGACATCCGGCTGGTGCGGCGGCTGAAGCGGGACATCATGGAACGTGGGCGGGATGTGGTGGGCGTCATCAAGCAATACAGCAAGTTTGTGAAACCGGCCTTCGAGCAGTACATTGAACCCACTGTGCAGGCAGCGGACATAGTTGTACCCCGGG gTGGGGAGaactttgttgctctggatttgATTGTTCAGCATGTGCACAGCCAGCTGGAGAAG CGTGAAATCACGGTCAG AGCTGCCTTGGCCTCAGCCCACCAGGGTCAGCCATTGCCAAAGACGCTGAGCGTACTGGAGAGCACGCCGCAAGTCCGTGGGATGCACACCATCATCAG GAACAAGGATACCACCAGGGATGAGTTCATCTTCTACTCCAAGCGTCTTATGCGTTTGCTGATAGAGCATGCCCTCTCATTCCTGCCACTCAAG CCAGTGACTGTGGAGACGCCGCAGGGGACAATCTATGAAGGGAAGCGGTTCCACAGGCAGCGG ATCACCGGTGTCTCCATCCTGCGTGCGGGTGAGACCATGGAGCAGGCCCTCACCGCTGTCTGCAAAGACATCCGCTTGGGCAAGATCCTCATCCAGACCAACCATGACACAGGGGAACCTGAG TTACACTACCTTCGGCTGCCTAAGGAGATCAGCGAAGATTATGTCATCTTGATGGACAGCACTGTGTCCACAGGGGCTGCTGCCATGATGGCTGTGCGAGTGCTGCTT GATCATGATGTGCAGGAGGACAAGATCTTCCTCCTTTCGCTGCTGATGGCTGAGATGGGGGTCCATTCGGTGGCTTATGCTTTCCCCCGTGTACGTATCATTACCACCGCTGTGGACAAGAGAGTCAATGAGGAGTTCCACATCATCCCAGGAATTG